Sequence from the Bremerella volcania genome:
CGACGTACTGCTCGATTATCGGCCCAATTACCTGACCAGTTACCTCTTCGATCAGCTGGCCAAGTCGTACAGCAGCTTCTTCGAGAACTGCCCGGTGCTGAAGGCGGAAACGGAAGAGCAAAAGAATAGCCGACTCTTGCTTTGCGATTTAACGGCCCGGGTGATACAACAAGGCCTGGATTTGTTGGGTATCCAAACGGTCGAGAAGATGTAATCTCTCTCTCCGGTCCCCTCGCCCCCGTCTGCGGGGGAGAGGGTTAGGGTGAGGGGGGAAACCCGCAGGCAGATGAGCGCTGGCGCGGCAAGTGTTCAGATCGTGGCGGTACAATATCTGAAGATGTGAGGTCAAGTTCGCACAGGAAACCCACTCCCTGCGAGGGAGAGGGGACAAGAGATAAGAGCAAGAGACTCGCTCGGAGAAGATCATGCCACGGAAGGTTTCGAAGTCGGCCAAGCCGAGTTTCACGCTTAACACGGTTTATCACGGCCATGCCCGTGATGTTCTGAAGACCTTTCCCGACGAAGTGATCGACTGTGTGGTGAGCAGCCCGCCCTACTTTCAGCAGCGGAACTACGACGGGGACGATCAGATCGGCCAAGAGACTTCGCCCGAAGGCTACGTCGAGAGCCTGGTGGAAGTCTTCCGCGAGGTTCGCCGCACGCTGAAAGAGACAGGCGCCTTGTGGCTGGTCCTGGGGGACAAGTACCTCGACGGCGAACTGTTGGGTTTGCCGTGGCAAGTGGCGCTCGCGCTGCGGGCCGACGGTTGGAAGCTGCGCAGCGACGTCATCTGGCACAAGCCCAACGCGATGCCCAGCAGCGTGAAGACGCGTCCCACGACCGATCACGAGTATGTCTTCCTGCTGGTGAAGAACAACCAGTACTTCTACGATGCCGACGCGATCCGCGAGCCGCACGTCACCTTCAGCGAGAACAGCAAGATGAAGGGGGGCCGCAATCACTTCCATCGCCGCGGCAGCACGCCGGAAGCAGGCAAGAACGGCGGCAACAACAACCTGCACGATGCCCGCTGGGATCAGGCCTTTCATCCCAAGGGACGCAACAAGCGGACCGTCTGGTCGATCCCACTTTCCAAGTTCCGCGACGCCCACTTCGCCGTCTTTCCGGAAACGCTGGTCGAGACCTGCATCAACGCCACCTGCCCGGAAGATGGCACGGTGCTCGATCCCTTCTTGGGCAGCGGCACGACCGGCGTCGTCGCCAAGCGTTTAGGCCGCAGCTACGTCGGCATCGACCAATCGGAGAAGTACGTCGAGATGGCCCGGGGGCGACTGGCCGACGTGAAGAACGGGCAACTTAGTTTGCCGGGTCTTGGGAAGTAATCCGGCGACGAATCTGCGCACGAAATGCCAGCCAGATCGACGCCACCACAATCCCCACCATCACGCAGCCCAGCAGCGGCAGGCTGTTGCCGACCTTCACGGCGGTGAAGGTTTCTAAGTGCAAGTACCATTGCAGCGGTGGGTTGGCCAGCGCGAACGGCATCAGCAAAAGGCCCACGAAGTAACCCAGCCCAATCGACAGCACCACCGATTGCCGTGGTTTTAGGAAGACGATCGCGATCACCGCGGCCAGGGTGCCGGGGATGTATTCCAGGTAAGGGAGCGACGCCAGGACGACCTCGGTGCGGTAGATGCCGAATAGCACCAGCAGCGTCACGACCAGTGCCAAAACCCAGGCCATGTCCTGCCACGAGGAGTGCGAGATTTCATCCGAAGTATCCGGCATAACGCGATCCTTGATCGATGAGGGGACAACCGCCGCGAAAGCGATTTTCTCTGGAATCTTCAAGACTCGCAACGATTTTGTACGTTTCGCATTCCTAGTCGATACCGTCAGGCGAAGCCTCGTCGACGGCCAGTCGCTCGGCGGCCTGCTTGCCGAAGAACCAGAACATCCCAGGGCGGACGAGGAATTCACAGAACGTGCTGGTGACCAGTCCGCCCAGAATGACCGTTGCCACTGGGAACAGCATTTCCTTCCCCGGCTGGCTGCCGCCGATCACCAGCGGTATCAGGCCGATGCCGGTGGTCAGGGCCGTCATCAGCACCGGGGCCAGGCGTTCCAGGCTTCCGTTGATGATCATCTGCTGCGTGAAGCCTTCCTCGCGGTATTGTTCTAAGTAGGTCGAGACCAGCAGCAGGCCATTGCGGGCCGCGATGCCCCCCAGCGAGATGAAGCCGACCAACGCCGCGATCGAAAGCGTTTGCCCGGTGATCAGCAGAGCCAACACTCCACCCACGAACGCCGCCGGCAGACTGAACAAGATCTGCAGCACGATACTGGTGGACGGATACGCCGAGTATAGCACGACGAACGTGACCAGCAGGGCCACGATCGAAAGCCCAAAGATCCGCGTACTGGCGCTTTGCTGGGCCTCGAACTGGCCTCCCATCGTGAAGAAGTAACCTTCCGGGAACTCGACGTCTTCGCGAATGCGCTCGTCGATCTCGGCAACTGCCGTGCCTAGGTCTTTGCCCAGCGTGTTGACGCGGACGACGATTCGGCGGCGGCCATCTTCCCGCTTGATGGTGTTCGGCCCGCCTGCTTCGTAGACGTTGGCCAGAACCGACAAAGGCACGCGTCTGCCGTCGGGAAGTTCCAGGGGATAGCGGTCGAGGCTCTCGAGATCGGTTCGGTAACGATCTTCCAGGCGAACCAGGACATCGAAGGTGCGCTGTCCCTGGTACATCTGCGTGACGACTTTGCCGTTGAGCGCCGTTTCGATCGTCTCGTTGACCAGCGAAGCCGACACGCCGTAGTAGGCTAACTCGTCTCGTTTCAGCTCGACGCGAAACTGCGGAATCATCGCTTGTTGCTCCACCACCGGCGGCGCGATTCCTTCGATATCGGTAATGGCGTTCTTCACGTTATTGGCCGTGCGGCGGAGCTGCGTGAGGTCGTCGCCGTAGATCTTGATCGCAATCTGCGCGGTCACCCCGGACAGCATATGGCTGATGAGGTGAGCGATCGGCTGCTCGATTTCGATCTCGACGCCAGGAACGTCTGCGGTGGCCTTGTGCAGAATCTCGATCATCTCGTCGCGTCCCTTGTGGACTTCCGGGTTGAGCGAGATGACCGTCTCGGTCACGTTGACCCCCATCGCGTGCTCGTCCTGCTCGGCCCGGCCGGTTTTGGTGGTGTACCACAGCAGCGGACCGTCAGGGTTGTCTTCGCTTTTGGTCAGCTTGCCGAGTTCGTCGTCGACCAGCTTGGCGATCTTGCGGCTCGTTTCCAGCGAGGTGCCAGGAGGAGCGAACAAGTTGACCTGCACGGCCCCTTCATCGAACGGCGGCAGAAAGTCGGTACCCAGCCGCGTTACCAGGAAGCCGCTGCCGATCACCGCGATCAGCACGCCGGAGAGGATGATCGCGATGCCATTCTGCGTGAGACCGGCCCGGACGACCGGCTGGATGCCCCACTTCAAAAATCGCAGGAACGCCCCGTCACCACGATGCGTGGCCTTGGCGTTGGGAAGCAGGTAGTACGACAGGACCGGCGTGACGGTCAGCGACACGAGCGTCGAGGCGAGAATCGAAATGATGTACGCCACACCCAGCGGCGTGAACAAGCGGCCTTCCATCCCGCTGAGAGCGAACAGGGGAGCGAAGACGACGATCACCAGCACGGTGCTGATGATGATGGCGTTTCGCACTTCGACACTCGCGTCGAAGATGACTCGCAGTACCGGCCGAGGGTTCTCGAGCTTCGCATTCGCTTTGAGCCTGCGGAAGATGTTTTCAACGTCCACGATCGCATCGTCGACCAGTTCCCCCAAGGCCACCGCAATGCCGCCGAGGGTCATCACGTTGATCGACATTCCCAGGAAATAGAAGATCAGCGACGTGACGAGAATCGAAAGGGGAAT
This genomic interval carries:
- a CDS encoding DNA-methyltransferase; this encodes MPRKVSKSAKPSFTLNTVYHGHARDVLKTFPDEVIDCVVSSPPYFQQRNYDGDDQIGQETSPEGYVESLVEVFREVRRTLKETGALWLVLGDKYLDGELLGLPWQVALALRADGWKLRSDVIWHKPNAMPSSVKTRPTTDHEYVFLLVKNNQYFYDADAIREPHVTFSENSKMKGGRNHFHRRGSTPEAGKNGGNNNLHDARWDQAFHPKGRNKRTVWSIPLSKFRDAHFAVFPETLVETCINATCPEDGTVLDPFLGSGTTGVVAKRLGRSYVGIDQSEKYVEMARGRLADVKNGQLSLPGLGK
- a CDS encoding efflux RND transporter permease subunit; translated protein: MLNNIILFALRNRLVVVMAALAVMVVGSVITVKLPIDVLPNLTRPRVVVIAESHGLSPEEVEQRITYVLERSLIGASGVQAVRSSSDIGFSVIYVEFDWGTDIYTARQIVQERLALEQDNLPPETDVQMAPMSSLLGQIMIVGMWSDDGETSPLEIRTMADWTVRQRLLTIPGVAQVITMGGGRKQYQVLVDLHKMHQYDLQLADIEKALSESNLNVTGGYIDQSSQEFLVRGLGLLKTIDDIKDVPLTTDRHRPVLMRHVAEIKEGAQIKRGDSSVNGREAVVLTIQKQPNVDTRLITEQINAAIADLKLAMPDDVQIETTYQQREFIDHSVTNVIEALRDGAILVVIILFLFLFNFRTTFITVTAIPLSILVTSLIFYFLGMSINVMTLGGIAVALGELVDDAIVDVENIFRRLKANAKLENPRPVLRVIFDASVEVRNAIIISTVLVIVVFAPLFALSGMEGRLFTPLGVAYIISILASTLVSLTVTPVLSYYLLPNAKATHRGDGAFLRFLKWGIQPVVRAGLTQNGIAIILSGVLIAVIGSGFLVTRLGTDFLPPFDEGAVQVNLFAPPGTSLETSRKIAKLVDDELGKLTKSEDNPDGPLLWYTTKTGRAEQDEHAMGVNVTETVISLNPEVHKGRDEMIEILHKATADVPGVEIEIEQPIAHLISHMLSGVTAQIAIKIYGDDLTQLRRTANNVKNAITDIEGIAPPVVEQQAMIPQFRVELKRDELAYYGVSASLVNETIETALNGKVVTQMYQGQRTFDVLVRLEDRYRTDLESLDRYPLELPDGRRVPLSVLANVYEAGGPNTIKREDGRRRIVVRVNTLGKDLGTAVAEIDERIREDVEFPEGYFFTMGGQFEAQQSASTRIFGLSIVALLVTFVVLYSAYPSTSIVLQILFSLPAAFVGGVLALLITGQTLSIAALVGFISLGGIAARNGLLLVSTYLEQYREEGFTQQMIINGSLERLAPVLMTALTTGIGLIPLVIGGSQPGKEMLFPVATVILGGLVTSTFCEFLVRPGMFWFFGKQAAERLAVDEASPDGID